The following proteins come from a genomic window of Acomys russatus chromosome 17, mAcoRus1.1, whole genome shotgun sequence:
- the Lgals2 gene encoding galectin-2 — MSDKFEVTNLDMKSGMTLKIKGKIHTNADRFTINLGQGKDKLNLHFNPRFNESTIVCNAYDGNSWGQEQRENHLCFSPGAEVKFTVAFQEKEFKVMLPDGHTVTFPNRLGHNHLRYLSTDRFHVSSFKLE, encoded by the exons GACAAATTTGAGGTCACAAACCTGGACATGAAATCGGGGATGACCCTGAAGATTAAAGGCAAGATCCACACGAACGCCGACCG CTTCACCATTAACCTGGGCCAGGGCAAAGACAAGCTGAACCTGCATTTTAACCCTCGCTTCAATGAATCCACCATTGTTTGCAACGCTTATGATGGGAACAGCTGGGGACAAGAGCAACGAGAAAACCACCTGTGCTTCAGTCCCGGAGCAGAGGTCAAG TTCACTGTGGCCTTCCAGGAAAAAGAGTTCAAGGTGATGCTCCCTGATGGACACACGGTGACCTTCCCCAATAGGCTGGGCCACAACCACCTGCGCTACCTAAGCACCGACCGGTTCCACGTCTCTTCCTTCAAGCTTGAGTGA